In the Endozoicomonas sp. SCSIO W0465 genome, CTATGAAAATCTGGCTTCTACTGAAGAGGTTATTCGTGACGCCTTGCGGGAATCGTCTGTTGCCGGAGCCGATGAAACGGGTATGCGGGCCGAGGGCTCTTTGCACTGGCTACACGTTATGCGGGATGAACAATGGACGCTCTACTACTTGTCTGAAAAGCGAGGTCGTGAGGCCATGGACACGATGGGCATACTGCTAACATTTGCAGGCGTTCTGGTTCATGATCATTGGAAATCCTATTTTGCATATGCGGCAACTCACGTACTTTGCAATGCCCATCACCTGAGGGAGCTTTTGGGTGTTGTTGATAGGGACAGCAATCAACTGGCGTTGCGATTGATGAAGCTACTGAGGCTTTCCTGGCATTACTGCAAGGGCTTTAAGACCATAGGTATGCTACAGATGCCAAGTGTTGTCTGTGAACGAATCGAGAAGATTTATGACCGGTTGCTTCAGCGGGCTCTAATGAAAGAAGTCGTCTATATGGAGAAGCAACGAGAGGAGCTTAAGCGCAAGAAAGTCAAGAATACTAAAGCTTACAATCTCTTCAAACGACTCACTGAGTTCAAGGCTGAGACACTGCGCTTCATGTCAGATTTTACCATTCCCTTCGATAACAATGGCAGTGAGCGGGATGTTCGAATGGCCAAGTTAAAGCAGAAAATCTCAGGCTGCTTCAGGAGTGCAGACGGTGGTTCTATGTTTGCACGGATTCGCAGCTATTTGTCGTCTGCCAGAAAACAGGGAATGGACATATATCAATCACTTCATAGAGCTGTTCGGAATTACTGTAATATGCCTTTGCTCAGTGCTGAATAGTTACATCTATTCTATTAGTTGAGGTGATTTTGTTGAGGTAAGAAAGGCGGTTTGAAGTGACCTGATGTCAGCGGGTATCTGTTTCAGGTCATTAGTGTGGGGAGGTCGGGTTTATTATGATAACGAAACTGTAGAGATATTCTCTGGCATTCAAACCCAAGTCTGTTTCTTTAAATCGGGATGCGATCCTAATGAACAATATCGCTTCGCTCAGTCCATCCTGTCCAGTGTCGTCTTCATCTCCAGATTTAGCTCAAGCCAATAATGATTGTGGCAATATTATTCCCTCAGGTAGTGATCGACCGACAGGCCGCTTAGTGGTCGAGAGGAAATGTGAAATTTCCGGTTCAGAAGAGGGTGCTGGCATCAACTGCCCCTGTAATCGTAACTATCAACTGCACTTGCCGGTGGTTACCAAGCAGGCAAAAAAGGAAGATTCTGAAGTTCAGGATAGTGATGGCAATACGCCCCTTTGTCTCGCAGCTATTAAGGGGAGGCTACAAGAGGCGCAAAGGCTGATTCAAGCAGGGGCCAATATTCACCATGCCAATCACCAAGGCGATAATGTGCTACTGCTGGCTGCAAAAAATGGTCATTTAGCGTTCCTGCATCTGGTTGAGCTGGATGATAGTGATTTTCATCGGATCAATAATAATAAAGATAATGCGCTGACTCTTGCTGCAGCCGGTGGGCATGTTGAGGTGGTTCAGTGGTTGATGTTCATGGGCTGCAGTATTTATCAATGCAATCTCCAGGGAGACAATGCCCTGACTCTTGCTGCAGCCGGTGGGCATGTAGCCTTGGTTCGATGGCTACTGACAGATGCAGATAACTTCATGGTCAAGCCTTTAGGAATCAATAAAGAGAATAATAAGGGTGATAATGCACTAATGCTGGCTGTCCGCAATGGTTGTCTCGAACTGGTTCAGTTATTGGCCGAGTTTAGGTGTGATCTCCATCACTGGAATAATGAGCAGGAGAATGCCTTGGCATTGGCGGCCTTGAATGGGCATATTGAGTTAATCCGCTGGCTGGGCAGAACAATAGATATTCATCAGATTTATCCGGATGGGGGGAATATTGCACATTATGCTGTAAGGGGAGGGCAGCTGGCCGTTACCAGTGGGTTAATGACAATGGGGGTGGATTTCTGCCGGGTTAATGAGCAGGGTCATAACTGTCTGATGCTGGCTGCCCGTCATGGTCATTATGAACTCCTTGATCTCTTGCTGGCAAATGATCCCTCGAATTTAGACCAGGTGTGCAGACTGGGTAATAGTCCCCTGCTAATGGCTGCTCAATATGGTCATTGTGCAGTGGTAAAGTTGCTGGTTGACAAAGGTGCCGATATTCACCGGGTTAATCAACAAGGCAACAATGCCCTGACTTTTGCTGCGGGCAGTCATGAGGGGCTGGCGCAGTGGTTATGCCTGAAGGGGGCAGATATTCACCACACCAATGGTGATGGCTACAATGCTTTCATGTTGGCTGCTCAAAGCGGCTTTTTTGAGCTGATGAAGTATCTTGAACAATTCGGGATCGACATCCATCACATAAACCATAGTAACGATAATGCCTTTACCCTGGGAGCAGGCAAAGGCCATTTGGAATTGGCAAAATGGTTGTTCCAGAAAGGTGTGGATGTTCATCAAGTTAATATTTTTCGCCACAATGCCCTGACCCTTGCCGCAGAAACCGGTTCTTTGCCAATGGTTCAGTGGTTGCATTTCATAGGCGTTGATATCAATCAGGTTATTAAATCTATTGACAGCAGTTGCTACGGCAATAATGTATTTGGTTGTAATGCCTTTGTGCTGGCGGTCGGCAATGGACATATTCAGGTCGCAGACTGGCTCTGTCAAAAAGGGGTTGTCAGTCACTGCACACATTATTATCAGCAGCACGCGCTAATGCTGGCTGCACGGAAGGGGCAATTGGCTGCAGTCCGGTGGCTCTCTTCCCGGAATTTTTCGATTACTCAAGTTGGCGGTATTGGCGGTATTGGCTGTAATGGCGCCATGTTGGCAGCACACAGTGGTAATTTGAATTTGCTCAAGTGGTTTTATCAACACGGTGGCAACATTCATCATGTTGATCCGATTGGGCGTAATGCCCTTCATATGGCAGCAAAAAAAGGTCATTTACCCATTGTTCAGTGGCTCTTTACCCAAGGTTTTGTCAACAAGGCTAACTGCTTGTGTGATGGATATGATGCACTGGCCGAGGCAGCAGCGAAAGGCCATATTCCGGTGGTCCAATGGCTTGGCGAATATTCAGGTCTTAATCGGATTTACCCGGATGGAAGTCATTTATTGCATATTGCTCTCAGTTGTTCTCAATTATCCCTGGCCATTTGGCTTATACAGAAAGGCGCGAATATTCATGCCATTAATGGGCTTGGCAATAATCCCCTGATGTTGGCTGCAAGCCGTGGCTATTTGGGTCTGGTTCAGCGGTTGGCTCTTTTGGGGGTGGATGTGCACCACATTAATAAAAAAGGCCAAAATGCTCTGATTTTAGCCTCCCAAAGTGGATGCTTGCCCTTGGTGCAGTGGTTATATGAAGAGAGAGGCGTTGATGCCCGGCAGGTGACTAAATATGGAGGCAATGCATTGTATTATGCGTTGATGGGAGGCCATCTTGAACTGGCCCAGTGGCTACTGGACAATGGCGTTGTTCAGGATCGTAAAACCGTTATTTCGATGGTACCGGATATCGCCTCCGAAGGTCATTTGAATGTCCTTCAATGGCTCTATCGAATGGGCTTGGAAAATGATTCTGCCCTCACCGCTGTACCAGCTAAAAGCCATTTGCCATTGCTCAAGTGGTGTATTCAGTGCGGGGCAAATTTGCAACGCTTGGATGATTATGACGAGAGTTGCTTTACCCTGGCAGCCCGTGATGGAAACTTGCCGGTGCTTAAGTATCTGACACAGCAAGCTGGAGGAGTTCATGCCATTGATGTGGATGGTGCCGTTGAATCAGTTTTGACAATAGCCGCCGAGCAAGGTCACTTACATGTGATTCGCTGGCTCTGTCAGCAGGGCCTTAACGCGTTTGAATTCCAGCCGAATGATGGCGACCAATGGTTCCAACGGTATCCCGTGTCTGCGGCTGCGCTATGCGGCAATTTTCATGTTGTGAAATGGCTGTATGAGCAAAATGCAAACATTCTTGCCTGGGGCAACTTGGAAGAAGGTGGTAGCATTTTGCATTGTGCAGTCAAAGCGGGCCATATCCCAATGCTTGAGTGGTTATACCAGAAGGGCATGGATATTCATGCAGTTGATGAAGATGGTAACAGTGCTCTCGCAATAGCCATGATTAGGTATAAAGAAATGGTGGTTGAATGGTTGCTTCGAAAGGGAGTCGTCATAACAAGAGATGATCTTGATAAAGCCATGGAAGATAAACGAGAAAAGCAATTTGCCAGTGTATTTAAACTGCTGTCAGCCATAAAACAATTTGATCTGTTTTGCTCATTATCCCTGGAGCAAAAGCTGTGGTTGTTTAAGGTTCTCAATATTCTGGTCCCGAAGCGCTTTGTTGAAGGGCAGTTAAATGAACTTTTTATTTGTCATCAATATTATGCAGAGGAAAAGCTAAGAAACAGATGCCTGTTATCCATTGCCCAAAGTATCCGGAATAAGTTTCGAATCATCACAACCGACCACATTAATTGTTTAGATATTCCCGATAAACTCGGAAGTGATTTAATGAAAGTTCTTTCACTCCGTTTTATCCACGATTGACTTTCCGTGACCAGCCATGGTACTCGCTGTTATTGCTCATAAAACGTGGTGTGGACGTGGGGAATGTCATAAAAATGGAGATATGAATGCGAGAAATGATCATTTTTGTTTGACAATTCGATATAATCGCCAATCGATTTTTTAGAGATAACTCCCCCGGTGGGAACTGTATATGAAGACTAACGAAATACGTTCTGCTTTTCTGCAATACTTCAGGGAAAACGGCCATGAAGTGGTTGCCAGTAGCTCTCTGGTACCCCATAACGACCCAACCCTGTTGTTTACCAATGCCGGGATGAACCAGTTCAAAGATACGTTTCTGGGACGTGAGCAACGTGACTACCAGCGTGCCACCACCTCGCAAAAGTGTGTACGTGCCGGGGGCAAGCACAATGATCTGGATAACGTCGGCTATACCGCTCGCCACCACACCTTCTTTGAAATGCTGGGTAATTTCAGCTTTGGCGATTACTTCAAGAAAGAGGCGATTCATTTTGCCTGGAACTTCCTGACCGGCACATTGAACCTGCCAAAAGAGCGCCTTTGCGTCACGGTTTATGCCTCTGACGATGAAGCCTATAACCTCTGGTTAAACGACATTGGTGTTGCAGCGGATGATATTATCCGCATTGGTGACAACAAGGGAGCGCCTTATGCTTCCGATAACTTCTGGCAGATGGGGGATACTGGCCCCTGTGGTCCCTGTACCGAGATTTTCTATGATCATGGCGATCATATCCGGGGTGGCCGTCCGGGTACGCCAGAAGAAGACGGTGACCGTTTTATTGAAATCTGGAACATCGTATTCATGCAGTACAACCGTCAGGCCGATGGTGAAATGCAGCCACTGCCCAAGCCATCGGTTGACACCGGTATGGGCCTGGAACGTATTGCTGCGGTAATGCAGCATGTGAAAAGCAACTATGAAATTGACCTGTTCCAGTCACTGTTGAACGATGCTTCTGAGATTCTCGGTGGCGTGGCCACAACAGAAGCGTCCCTGCGTGTCATTGCCGACCATATCCGTTCCTGCAGTTTTCTGATCAGTGATGGCATTATGCCGTCCAATGAAGGCCGGGGTTACACGTTGCGCCGGATCATTCGACGTGCCTGCCGTCATGGCTACAAGTTGGGTGCCACGGAATCCTTCTTCTATAAGCTGGTGGGTTCACTGGTGAAGGTGATGGGCGATGCGTATCCTGATCTGGTGAGGAATCAGACGCACATTGAGCGGGTTCTGCTGCAG is a window encoding:
- a CDS encoding IS66 family transposase → MIPELPATMSAEILLKENAELRMRVACLEERCRELEEKVGKNSQNSSKPPSSDGYQKPCKNSNSPDHSDDLSADKGTDPSDEKPNPKSLRQSSGNKAGGKKGHQGTCLKQVDIPDYIEYLPVKECNKCQASLLDSEPVKYIERQVFEPGRPGEFEVTAHRAEVKICTCGCRNQAEFPEGVTAAAQYGSATQAMAVYLNQYHFLPFKRVSEYFNTLYKMSVSAGTVANFVARTYENLASTEEVIRDALRESSVAGADETGMRAEGSLHWLHVMRDEQWTLYYLSEKRGREAMDTMGILLTFAGVLVHDHWKSYFAYAATHVLCNAHHLRELLGVVDRDSNQLALRLMKLLRLSWHYCKGFKTIGMLQMPSVVCERIEKIYDRLLQRALMKEVVYMEKQREELKRKKVKNTKAYNLFKRLTEFKAETLRFMSDFTIPFDNNGSERDVRMAKLKQKISGCFRSADGGSMFARIRSYLSSARKQGMDIYQSLHRAVRNYCNMPLLSAE
- a CDS encoding ankyrin repeat domain-containing protein, whose amino-acid sequence is MNNIASLSPSCPVSSSSPDLAQANNDCGNIIPSGSDRPTGRLVVERKCEISGSEEGAGINCPCNRNYQLHLPVVTKQAKKEDSEVQDSDGNTPLCLAAIKGRLQEAQRLIQAGANIHHANHQGDNVLLLAAKNGHLAFLHLVELDDSDFHRINNNKDNALTLAAAGGHVEVVQWLMFMGCSIYQCNLQGDNALTLAAAGGHVALVRWLLTDADNFMVKPLGINKENNKGDNALMLAVRNGCLELVQLLAEFRCDLHHWNNEQENALALAALNGHIELIRWLGRTIDIHQIYPDGGNIAHYAVRGGQLAVTSGLMTMGVDFCRVNEQGHNCLMLAARHGHYELLDLLLANDPSNLDQVCRLGNSPLLMAAQYGHCAVVKLLVDKGADIHRVNQQGNNALTFAAGSHEGLAQWLCLKGADIHHTNGDGYNAFMLAAQSGFFELMKYLEQFGIDIHHINHSNDNAFTLGAGKGHLELAKWLFQKGVDVHQVNIFRHNALTLAAETGSLPMVQWLHFIGVDINQVIKSIDSSCYGNNVFGCNAFVLAVGNGHIQVADWLCQKGVVSHCTHYYQQHALMLAARKGQLAAVRWLSSRNFSITQVGGIGGIGCNGAMLAAHSGNLNLLKWFYQHGGNIHHVDPIGRNALHMAAKKGHLPIVQWLFTQGFVNKANCLCDGYDALAEAAAKGHIPVVQWLGEYSGLNRIYPDGSHLLHIALSCSQLSLAIWLIQKGANIHAINGLGNNPLMLAASRGYLGLVQRLALLGVDVHHINKKGQNALILASQSGCLPLVQWLYEERGVDARQVTKYGGNALYYALMGGHLELAQWLLDNGVVQDRKTVISMVPDIASEGHLNVLQWLYRMGLENDSALTAVPAKSHLPLLKWCIQCGANLQRLDDYDESCFTLAARDGNLPVLKYLTQQAGGVHAIDVDGAVESVLTIAAEQGHLHVIRWLCQQGLNAFEFQPNDGDQWFQRYPVSAAALCGNFHVVKWLYEQNANILAWGNLEEGGSILHCAVKAGHIPMLEWLYQKGMDIHAVDEDGNSALAIAMIRYKEMVVEWLLRKGVVITRDDLDKAMEDKREKQFASVFKLLSAIKQFDLFCSLSLEQKLWLFKVLNILVPKRFVEGQLNELFICHQYYAEEKLRNRCLLSIAQSIRNKFRIITTDHINCLDIPDKLGSDLMKVLSLRFIHD